In Acidimicrobiales bacterium, the sequence GGGCGGGCAACACCCTCGCCGCCTACCGCCGGGACCTGGTCGCCTACGAGGCCTACCTCCGGGAGCGGGGGGTGAGCCTCGGCCAGGTCGGCGAGGCGGTGGTCGTCGACTACGTCGCCCACCTGCGCGCCTCCGGCCGCAAGCCGT encodes:
- a CDS encoding site-specific integrase translates to MPVLSPDAEEFLSWLAVERGRAGNTLAAYRRDLVAYEAYLRERGVSLGQVGEAVVVDYVAHLRASGRKP